A genomic segment from Hippoglossus stenolepis isolate QCI-W04-F060 chromosome 3, HSTE1.2, whole genome shotgun sequence encodes:
- the setmar gene encoding histone-lysine N-methyltransferase SETMAR — MHVSVDRTMQSTDRTCAVDLSHGLEDVPVLINCSAGVQTLPEFQYSPDNVEGPGCTADPSEVTLPGCSCRSLSCCTESCSCLKIHGQAYDGTGTLLDLSRTDSGYCSPVFECNTLCSCGDTCFNRVVQRGLRLRLEVYSTGNRGWGVRTLESIPRGMFVCEYAGEVISFGEARRRQLNQRSEENNYIIAVREHAGTGSVMETFVDPAVVGNVGRFLNHSCQPNLLMLPVRVHSVVPRLALFAGRDIEAHEELTFDYSGGYSNQTPVEVLSTQRDTDVQANRTEGLQRKACLCGANKCAVFLPLDLSILK, encoded by the exons ATGCACGTGTCCGTGGACAGGACCATGCAGTCCACGGACAGGACTTGTGCTGTGGATTTGAGTCACGGTCTGGAGGATGTCCCTGTTCTGATTAACTGCAGCGCAGGCGTTCAGACGCTTCCTGAATTCCAG TATTCCCCAGATAACGTTGAGGGACCTGGATGCACAGCTGACCCCAGTGAAGTCACCCTCCCTGGATGCTCCTGTCGTTCCCTCTCCTGCTGCACTGAGAGCTGCTCCTGCCTGAAGATTCACGGGCAGGCATATGACGGCACCGGCACACTACTGGACCTTAGCCGAACAGACTCTGGTTACTGCTCACCCGTGTTTGAGTGTAATACCCTTTGCTCCTGCGGCGACACCTGCTTTAACCGTGTTGTCCAGAGAGGACTCAGACTCAGGCTGGAGGTTTACAGCACCGGGAACAGGGGCTGGGGTGTACGGACACTAGAATCAATCCCACgtgggatgtttgtgtgtgagtatgcAGGAGAGGTCATCAGTTTTGGGGAGGCCAGACGCAGACAGCTCAACCAGAGATCTGAAGAAAATAATTACATCATCGCTGTGAGGGAGCATGCAGGTACTGGCTCCGTAATGGAGACGTTTGTGGACCCAGCTGTGGTGGGGAATGTAGGCCGCTTTCTGAATCATTCCTGCCAGCCCAACCTGCTCATGCTGCCAGTCCGTGTGCACTCTGTAGTCCCCCGACTGGCGCTGTTTGCTGGACGGGACATTGAGGCACACGAGGAGCTGACGTTTGACTACTCAGGAGGATACAGTAACCAAACACCTGTAGAGGTGCTGTCCACACAGAGGGACACTGACGTGCAGGCCAATAGGACAGAGGGACTTCAAAGGAAAGCATGTCTCTGTGGCGCTAACAAGTGTGCAGTGTTCCTTCCACTGGATTTATCTATTCTCAAATAA